One segment of Prionailurus bengalensis isolate Pbe53 chromosome E3, Fcat_Pben_1.1_paternal_pri, whole genome shotgun sequence DNA contains the following:
- the LOC122471413 gene encoding apoptosis-associated speck-like protein containing a CARD has product MGCTRDAILDALENLTAEEFKKFKLKLLSVPLREGYGRIPRGSLLSMDAMDLTDKLVSSYLEEYGAELTALVLRDIGMKELSERLQQITRKDQAAAPAGIQDSHLKAAKPAMHFVDQHRMALITRVTDVDGVLDALYGKVLTEELYQAVRAEPTNALKMRKLFSFTPAWNVTCKDLLLQALRDTQPYLVLDLEQS; this is encoded by the exons ATGGGGTGCACTCGCGACGCCATCCTGGACGCACTGGAGAACCTGACTGCAGAGGAGTTCAAGAAGTTCAAGCTGAAGCTGCTTTCAGTGCCCCTGCGCGAAGGCTATGGGCGCATCCCGCGGGGGTCCCTGCTGTCCATGGACGCCATGGACCTCACAGACAAGCTGGTCTCTTCCTATCTGGAAGAGTACGGCGCAGAGCTCACGGCGCTCGTGCTGCGCGACATTGGCATGAAAGAGCTATCAGAGCGGCTGCAACAGATCACGCGCAAAG ACCAGGCAGCCGCACCTGCTGGGATCCAGGATTCTCACCTGAAGGCAGCCAAGCCAG CAATGCACTTTGTGGACCAGCACCGGATGGCCCTTATCACACGGGTCACAGATGTGGACGGGGTGCTGGATGCCCTGTACGGAAAGGTCCTGACAGAGGAGCTGTACCAGGCAGTGCGAGCAGAGCCCACCAATGCACTGAAGATGAGGAAGCTCTTCAGCTTCACTCCAGCCTGGAACGTGACCTGCAAAGATCTGCTCCTTCAGGCCCTGAGGGACACCCAGCCCTACCTGGTGCTTGACCTGGAGCAAAGCTGA